A stretch of Crossiella cryophila DNA encodes these proteins:
- a CDS encoding LuxE/PaaK family acyltransferase has translation MSSYLGPVTVPDPAALDAVQRLCDLAAPYAAGADADELFVAAMNESNAWHAARSPFFASLWQSKGRAVLESAEDLARQPFVHANFFKMHEVVSIPRDEVKLHVTSSGTTGQKSQMFFDEWTLRAGQRMVARIFDHYGWIDDSRAVDYLIYTYQPRPGLNLGASFTDNYLCEFAPVNRVEHALPSTGTGHEFDAFGAIRSLLRSAEDGVPVRILGFPAFLSFTLDRMRNMGMKPIQLDPASLVVFGGGWKGNADKQISKPELYGKIAEQLGIPDERIRDGFGSVEHSVPYMECANHNMHVPVWSRVLIRSVRDLSPLGYGEPGYLQFVSPFITSAPAQSVLMGDLASLHTPAECGCGAPTPWIRILGRAGLSRNKSCAIAAAELLKDKS, from the coding sequence GTGAGTTCCTACCTCGGACCGGTCACGGTCCCCGACCCGGCCGCGCTGGACGCGGTGCAGCGGCTGTGCGACCTGGCCGCGCCGTACGCGGCCGGCGCTGACGCGGACGAGTTGTTCGTGGCGGCGATGAACGAGTCCAACGCCTGGCATGCCGCGCGCTCGCCGTTCTTCGCCTCGCTGTGGCAGAGCAAGGGCCGCGCCGTGCTGGAGTCCGCTGAGGACCTGGCGCGGCAGCCGTTCGTGCACGCCAACTTCTTCAAGATGCACGAGGTCGTCTCCATCCCGCGCGATGAGGTCAAGTTGCACGTGACCTCCTCCGGCACCACGGGCCAGAAGTCGCAGATGTTCTTCGACGAGTGGACCCTGCGCGCCGGGCAGCGGATGGTGGCCCGGATCTTCGACCACTACGGCTGGATCGACGACAGCCGCGCGGTGGACTACCTGATCTACACCTACCAGCCCCGGCCGGGCCTGAACCTGGGCGCCTCCTTCACCGACAACTACCTGTGCGAGTTCGCCCCGGTCAACCGGGTCGAGCACGCCCTGCCCAGCACCGGCACCGGACACGAGTTCGACGCCTTCGGCGCGATCCGCTCCCTGCTGCGCTCGGCCGAAGACGGTGTGCCGGTGCGGATCCTGGGCTTCCCGGCGTTCCTGTCCTTCACCCTGGACCGGATGCGCAACATGGGCATGAAGCCGATCCAGCTCGACCCGGCCTCGCTGGTGGTCTTCGGCGGCGGCTGGAAGGGCAACGCGGACAAGCAGATCAGCAAACCCGAGCTGTACGGCAAGATCGCCGAGCAGCTGGGCATCCCGGACGAGCGGATCCGGGACGGCTTCGGCTCGGTGGAACATTCGGTGCCCTACATGGAATGCGCCAACCACAACATGCACGTGCCGGTCTGGTCCCGGGTGCTGATCCGCTCGGTGCGCGACCTGTCCCCGCTGGGCTACGGCGAACCCGGTTACCTCCAGTTCGTCTCCCCGTTCATCACCTCCGCACCCGCGCAGAGCGTGCTGATGGGCGATCTCGCCTCGCTGCACACTCCCGCGGAATGCGGCTGCGGCGCCCCGACCCCGTGGATCCGGATCCTGGGCCGCGCCGGGCTGAGCCGCAACAAGAGCTGCGCCATCGCCGCCGCCGAACTCTTGAAGGACAAGTCGTGA
- a CDS encoding acyl-CoA reductase, protein MNQHYWQGEWVEDAEADRRLDTLEELTQQVLGGEPLSPLLVLAAADKLVTQLRDTQSPVRRRLADRLAAWQVPAAEIEQTLTQLTGALGRDTLERKVVRELGGIDPGRLTRFDFRQEIFEAWAPVGLLAHIAPGNAPAAGAMSALEGLLSGNLNVIKTSGDDSRFTAELLAALAEADPTGQIARRVIVLHYSSSRKDWLERMCAPADAVAAWGGEEALAGVASVLRPGCRLVDWGPKLSFAYLTKATWAEPDTLRAVAGDVCLLDQQACSSPQVIYLDTEDDAEVFAFAERFAAVLAETVAATEVRAPSDPEWAEITNTVLVTELEEHLGLTKVHAAADGSWRVLADTRSALRASPLFRTVWVKSLSRRNIGQVLRPMRRYLQTVGLGADRDEVAALTRALIGAGVQRITMPGRMLGSYDGEPHDGVYALQRYSRRVDVQLDARFTGHACLDDLVSSRPLPPPAVPVTTKARFDELQTDLSRAEVFFRSGGTTGEPKLSAFSWADYDEHMRHGAEGLLAAGLDPRTDRTMNLFFGGQLYGGFLSFFSALERLGAVQFPMAGQQNLHDLVAKSIVDNRVDTLLGMPSYLLRLFDESGDTLRNYRGVRKIFYGGEHFSEAQRQWLTEEFGVEVIRSAAYGSVDGGPLGYQCPDSPARVHHLFAGIQTLEILDREEDRPVGPGETGRLVFTAHTRRGQRLDRYEIGDLGRWLADDCPCGRRTPRFELLGRSGDVFRSGGHFLNYRRFVAVADEAFAYAGDLQIVLDEQDERESLTIRLERGRANLDPNAVQAEFLARYPELTITAVRDNLVDLRVQLTDPKTFDRTGASGKLVAVVDRRARNS, encoded by the coding sequence GTGAACCAGCACTACTGGCAGGGCGAGTGGGTCGAGGACGCCGAGGCCGACCGCAGGCTGGACACCCTGGAGGAGCTGACCCAGCAGGTGCTCGGCGGGGAACCGCTGAGCCCGCTGCTGGTGCTGGCCGCCGCCGACAAGCTGGTCACCCAGCTCCGTGACACCCAGAGCCCGGTGCGCCGGCGCCTGGCCGACCGGCTGGCCGCCTGGCAGGTGCCCGCGGCCGAGATCGAGCAGACCCTCACCCAGCTCACCGGTGCGCTGGGGCGGGACACCCTGGAACGCAAGGTGGTCCGCGAACTCGGCGGCATCGACCCTGGTCGGCTGACCCGGTTCGACTTCCGGCAGGAGATCTTCGAGGCGTGGGCGCCGGTCGGGCTGCTCGCGCACATCGCCCCCGGCAACGCCCCCGCCGCCGGTGCGATGAGCGCCCTGGAGGGGCTGCTTTCCGGCAACCTCAACGTGATCAAGACCAGTGGCGACGACTCGCGGTTCACCGCCGAACTGCTCGCCGCGCTGGCCGAGGCCGACCCGACCGGGCAGATCGCGCGCCGGGTGATCGTGCTGCACTACTCCTCCAGCCGCAAGGACTGGCTGGAGCGGATGTGCGCGCCCGCCGACGCGGTGGCCGCCTGGGGTGGCGAGGAAGCCCTGGCCGGGGTGGCCTCGGTGCTGCGCCCCGGCTGCCGCCTGGTCGACTGGGGCCCGAAGCTCTCCTTCGCCTACCTCACCAAGGCGACCTGGGCCGAGCCGGACACGTTGCGCGCGGTCGCCGGGGACGTCTGCCTGCTCGACCAGCAGGCCTGCTCCAGCCCGCAGGTGATCTACCTCGACACCGAGGACGACGCGGAGGTCTTCGCCTTCGCCGAGCGCTTCGCCGCCGTGCTGGCCGAGACCGTGGCCGCCACCGAGGTCCGCGCGCCCAGTGACCCGGAATGGGCCGAGATCACCAACACCGTGCTGGTCACCGAGCTGGAGGAACACCTCGGGCTGACCAAGGTGCACGCCGCCGCGGACGGCTCCTGGCGGGTGCTCGCCGACACCCGCTCGGCCCTGCGTGCCTCCCCGCTGTTCCGCACGGTGTGGGTGAAATCGTTGTCCCGCAGGAACATCGGCCAGGTGCTGCGGCCGATGCGCCGCTACCTGCAGACCGTGGGCCTTGGCGCGGACCGCGACGAGGTGGCCGCGCTGACCCGGGCGCTGATCGGCGCGGGCGTGCAGCGGATCACCATGCCCGGCCGGATGCTGGGCAGCTACGACGGCGAACCGCACGACGGGGTCTACGCCCTGCAGCGCTACAGCCGCCGGGTCGATGTGCAACTGGACGCGCGGTTCACCGGGCACGCCTGCCTGGACGACCTGGTCTCCTCCCGCCCGCTGCCGCCGCCCGCGGTGCCGGTGACCACCAAGGCCCGCTTCGATGAGTTGCAGACCGACCTGAGCCGGGCCGAGGTGTTCTTCCGCAGCGGCGGCACCACCGGCGAGCCGAAGCTGTCCGCGTTCAGCTGGGCCGACTACGACGAGCACATGCGGCACGGCGCCGAGGGCCTGCTCGCCGCCGGGCTGGACCCGCGCACCGACCGCACGATGAACCTGTTCTTCGGCGGTCAGCTCTACGGCGGGTTCCTCAGCTTCTTCTCCGCGCTGGAACGCCTTGGCGCGGTGCAGTTCCCGATGGCCGGTCAGCAGAACCTGCACGACCTGGTCGCCAAGTCCATTGTGGACAATCGGGTGGACACCCTGCTGGGCATGCCCAGCTATCTGCTGCGGTTGTTCGACGAGTCCGGCGACACCCTGCGCAACTACCGGGGTGTGCGCAAGATCTTCTACGGCGGCGAGCACTTCAGCGAGGCCCAGCGGCAGTGGCTGACCGAGGAGTTCGGCGTCGAGGTCATCCGCAGTGCCGCCTACGGCAGTGTGGACGGCGGCCCGCTGGGCTACCAGTGCCCGGACTCCCCGGCCAGGGTGCACCACCTCTTCGCCGGCATCCAGACCCTGGAGATCCTGGACCGGGAGGAGGATCGCCCGGTCGGGCCCGGTGAGACCGGCCGCCTGGTGTTCACCGCGCACACCCGCCGCGGGCAGCGCCTGGACCGCTACGAGATCGGCGACCTGGGCCGCTGGCTGGCCGACGACTGCCCGTGCGGTCGCCGGACGCCGCGGTTCGAGTTGCTGGGCCGCTCCGGGGATGTCTTCCGCAGTGGCGGGCACTTCCTCAACTACCGGCGGTTCGTCGCGGTGGCCGATGAGGCCTTCGCCTACGCCGGTGACCTGCAGATCGTCCTCGATGAGCAGGACGAGCGGGAGAGCCTGACCATCCGCCTGGAGCGGGGCCGGGCCAACCTGGACCCGAACGCGGTGCAGGCGGAGTTCCTGGCCCGCTACCCGGAGCTGACCATCACCGCGGTCCGGGACAACCTGGTGGACCTGCGCGTGCAGCTGACCGATCCGAAGACCTTCGACCGGACCGGGGCCAGCGGCAAGCTGGTCGCGGTGGTCGACCGGCGCGCTCGCAACAGCTGA
- a CDS encoding FAD-dependent monooxygenase, whose amino-acid sequence MSTRLDYDVLVAGGGPVGLLLATELRLAGVRVLVVERLRELDTTNKAGAINTASVAAFERRGLLPALLAAAEQSPFLDKGKRSPFVGHFGGILVPAAPVDPDDPSLRGHGPDWYLHIQQIELERFLGQYATELGLEVRRGVEVTGFEADEDGVTVHLDDGEVRVAWLVGCDGGRSLVRRQGGFDFPGAEPTMTARQAAGTVVGADLLGSGWQHTPTGMYVYGPKPGWMRTFELDGPPADRAAPVTAAEMEASLRRVSGQDVRVTEVAPGGTRFTDHTRQTSTYRRGRVLLCGDAAHVHPPFSGQGLNLGLGDAVNLGWKLAATVHGWAPDGLLDTYTGERHPIGAWVLEWTRSQVAVMRGDPYSTALRGLVADFLGTGDGATYYARRVSGLWQHYDLGEGHPLTGALMPALQFEDGTRLAEHTRGGRALLVDLTGDEDLAELARPYADRLDLVRGKANGAGLSGLLVRPDGFVAWAADSGDLAGLAVALKRWLGTS is encoded by the coding sequence ATGTCGACGCGGTTGGACTACGACGTGCTGGTGGCGGGCGGCGGGCCGGTCGGCCTGCTGCTCGCCACCGAGCTGCGGCTGGCCGGGGTGCGGGTGCTCGTCGTGGAACGGCTGCGCGAGCTGGACACCACGAACAAGGCCGGGGCGATCAACACCGCCTCGGTGGCGGCCTTCGAGCGGCGCGGACTGCTCCCGGCACTGCTGGCCGCGGCCGAGCAGTCGCCGTTCCTGGACAAGGGAAAGCGGTCACCGTTCGTCGGGCACTTCGGCGGGATCCTGGTCCCGGCCGCGCCCGTCGACCCGGACGATCCCAGCCTGCGTGGGCACGGCCCGGACTGGTACCTGCACATCCAGCAGATCGAGCTGGAGCGCTTCCTCGGTCAGTACGCGACCGAGCTGGGGCTGGAGGTCCGGCGCGGGGTCGAGGTGACCGGGTTCGAGGCCGACGAGGACGGGGTCACCGTGCACCTGGACGATGGCGAGGTCCGGGTGGCCTGGCTGGTGGGCTGCGATGGCGGCCGCAGTCTGGTGCGCCGTCAGGGAGGATTCGACTTCCCCGGCGCCGAACCGACGATGACCGCCCGCCAGGCGGCGGGCACCGTGGTGGGGGCCGACCTGCTGGGCAGCGGCTGGCAGCACACGCCCACCGGCATGTACGTCTACGGGCCGAAACCGGGCTGGATGCGCACCTTCGAGCTGGACGGGCCCCCGGCCGACCGCGCCGCACCGGTCACCGCGGCCGAGATGGAGGCCAGTCTGCGGCGGGTCAGCGGCCAGGACGTCCGGGTCACCGAGGTCGCCCCCGGCGGCACCCGCTTCACCGACCACACCAGGCAGACCAGCACCTACCGGCGTGGCCGGGTGCTGCTGTGCGGGGACGCCGCGCACGTGCACCCGCCGTTCAGCGGCCAGGGCCTCAACCTGGGCCTGGGCGACGCGGTCAACCTGGGCTGGAAGCTCGCCGCCACCGTCCACGGGTGGGCGCCCGACGGCCTGCTCGACACCTACACCGGCGAGCGGCACCCGATCGGCGCCTGGGTGCTGGAGTGGACCCGGTCCCAGGTGGCGGTGATGCGCGGTGACCCCTACAGCACCGCGCTGCGTGGTCTGGTCGCCGACTTCCTCGGCACCGGGGACGGGGCGACCTACTACGCGCGGCGGGTCTCCGGTCTGTGGCAGCACTACGACCTGGGCGAGGGCCATCCACTGACCGGCGCGCTGATGCCCGCCCTGCAGTTCGAGGACGGCACCCGGCTGGCCGAGCACACCCGCGGCGGCCGGGCCCTGCTCGTCGATCTCACCGGGGACGAGGACCTCGCCGAACTGGCCAGGCCCTACGCCGACCGCCTGGATCTGGTGCGGGGCAAGGCGAACGGCGCCGGACTGAGCGGACTGCTGGTGCGGCCGGACGGTTTCGTGGCCTGGGCCGCGGACTCCGGCGACCTCGCCGGTCTGGCGGTCGCCCTCAAGCGCTGGCTCGGGACGAGCTGA
- a CDS encoding TetR/AcrR family transcriptional regulator — protein MAERRRGAALEQALLDAAWAELTANGYARFTMDGVVQRAATSPPVLYRRWSDRESLIRATITHVLARSRLALPDTGSLRGDVLALLREINATRVQLITVMSAHLAGYHQQTGASPGDLLNTGEDPDLDLLYERAISRGEITGEGLSDRVKSLPFDLLRQEILVTFAPVADHVLTEIVDTIFLPLLR, from the coding sequence ATGGCTGAGCGACGTCGCGGCGCGGCACTGGAGCAGGCGTTGCTGGACGCGGCCTGGGCGGAACTCACCGCCAACGGCTACGCCAGATTCACCATGGACGGCGTCGTCCAGCGCGCGGCCACCAGCCCACCGGTGCTCTACCGCCGCTGGTCCGACCGCGAATCACTCATCCGGGCGACCATCACGCACGTCCTGGCCCGGTCCCGGCTCGCCCTGCCCGACACCGGCAGCCTGCGCGGCGACGTACTCGCCCTCCTGCGGGAGATCAACGCCACCCGGGTCCAGCTCATCACCGTGATGAGCGCCCACCTCGCGGGCTACCACCAGCAGACCGGCGCCAGCCCCGGCGACCTGCTCAACACCGGCGAGGACCCCGACCTCGACCTGCTCTACGAGCGCGCGATCAGCCGCGGCGAGATCACCGGCGAGGGCCTCAGCGACCGGGTGAAATCCCTGCCATTCGATCTGCTGCGGCAGGAGATCCTGGTGACCTTCGCCCCCGTGGCCGACCACGTGCTGACCGAGATCGTCGACACGATCTTCCTGCCACTGCTGCGCTGA
- a CDS encoding MerR family transcriptional regulator: MRIGELSERTGTPRRLLRYYEEQGLILAERCQNGYRSYDEPSVDRVLQIRGLLDAGLPTRLIKQILPCLNKPRAIHFPDATPEMITTLERERDRMSGRIEALVRNRDAIAEYLDAVRDGNPPAA, translated from the coding sequence GTGCGGATCGGAGAGTTGTCGGAGCGTACGGGCACCCCCCGGCGGTTGCTGCGTTACTACGAGGAGCAGGGCCTCATCCTGGCCGAGCGCTGCCAGAACGGCTACCGCTCCTACGACGAGCCGTCGGTGGACCGGGTGCTGCAGATCCGCGGACTCCTCGATGCCGGTCTGCCCACCCGGCTGATCAAGCAGATCCTGCCCTGCCTGAACAAACCCCGCGCGATCCACTTCCCGGACGCCACCCCGGAGATGATCACCACCCTGGAACGTGAGCGGGACCGGATGTCGGGGCGGATCGAGGCGCTGGTGCGCAACCGGGACGCCATCGCGGAGTACCTGGACGCGGTCCGGGACGGGAACCCGCCCGCGGCGTAA
- a CDS encoding winged helix-turn-helix transcriptional regulator, translating into MPEVAEVSTDNNCSVARTLAVVGEKWSLLVLREAFFGITRFEEFQRRIGCARNLLTQRLATLVEHGVLHRDSYQEPGQRARPEYHLTDKGRELYPVLVALMQWGDRYVADPAGPSVLLTHHDCGESVHAVLTCGAGHDQLTRADVDLNPGPGAHRG; encoded by the coding sequence ATGCCCGAGGTCGCCGAGGTCAGCACCGACAACAACTGCTCAGTGGCGCGCACACTCGCCGTGGTCGGCGAGAAGTGGTCGCTGCTGGTGCTGCGCGAGGCATTCTTCGGCATCACCCGGTTCGAGGAGTTCCAGCGCCGGATCGGCTGTGCCCGCAACCTGCTCACCCAGCGCCTGGCCACCCTGGTCGAACACGGTGTGCTGCACCGCGACAGTTACCAGGAGCCCGGTCAGCGCGCCCGCCCGGAGTACCACCTCACCGACAAGGGCCGCGAGCTGTACCCGGTGCTGGTGGCGCTGATGCAGTGGGGCGACCGGTATGTGGCCGACCCGGCCGGGCCCTCGGTGCTGCTGACCCACCACGACTGTGGCGAATCCGTGCACGCGGTGCTGACCTGCGGCGCCGGGCACGACCAGCTGACCAGGGCCGACGTGGACCTCAACCCCGGCCCGGGGGCGCACCGCGGGTGA
- the ltrA gene encoding group II intron reverse transcriptase/maturase, which produces MPKQAGATAEAAPLPASVNGPKDYARQWHSIDWARGEARVRRLRQRIFKAAREQDLSKVRNLQKLMLRSHSNTLVSVKRVTQLSTGRRTAGIDQETALTPTERGRMVAKIAADPLSRGARAVRRVYIPKANGKQRPLGIPVLLDRARQARAKNALEPEWEARFDERTYGFRPGRGCHDAVEAIFNTCGTKRAKRVWVLDADLSAAFDRISHEHLLRAIGSFPGRGLIRAWLRAGVMENGRFSPTEEGTPQGGVISPLLLNIALSGMSTAVGGPSNSESSWARRGRPTLVNYADDFVVLCHSEAEAYGIKESLARWFAPRGLNFNEEKTRVVHLRDGFDFLGFNIRRYNDKMIIKPSKEAVKRVRKRLHDEVHSLRGVNAKAMAKRLNPIIKGWATYYRTVVSKKTFKSLDSHMYRLALKWGKHTHPKKSIAWVVSRYFGRFNSLRQDRWVFGDRETGAYVHKFAWVRIERHIQVKGDSSPDDPSLERYWASRVRKKMPTTADRMSVALADRQKGICPLCKQPLVAGAEYEPDNVRDWARWFTASMKPLQRQRLVLRRDGGSDEKPNLRLVHAECLRQLHAAQGRKVGKA; this is translated from the coding sequence ATGCCGAAACAGGCGGGAGCGACCGCCGAGGCGGCGCCTCTGCCAGCATCGGTGAACGGACCCAAGGACTACGCTCGGCAATGGCACAGCATCGACTGGGCTAGAGGCGAAGCGCGAGTACGGCGACTGCGGCAGCGAATCTTCAAGGCCGCGCGGGAACAGGACCTGTCCAAGGTCCGGAACTTGCAAAAGCTTATGCTGCGGTCACACTCGAACACACTTGTCAGCGTGAAGAGGGTGACTCAGTTGAGCACCGGCCGACGAACGGCGGGCATAGACCAGGAGACGGCACTGACTCCGACGGAGCGGGGACGGATGGTGGCGAAGATCGCTGCTGATCCGCTGTCTCGTGGAGCCCGCGCGGTCCGTCGCGTGTATATTCCGAAAGCGAATGGGAAGCAACGCCCCCTGGGGATTCCCGTGCTGCTCGACCGCGCACGTCAAGCGCGCGCCAAGAACGCACTGGAACCCGAGTGGGAAGCCCGGTTCGACGAACGAACCTACGGTTTCCGCCCTGGGCGAGGCTGCCACGACGCGGTCGAGGCCATCTTCAACACCTGCGGCACGAAACGAGCCAAGAGGGTGTGGGTTCTCGACGCCGACCTGTCAGCCGCGTTTGACCGCATCAGCCATGAACACCTGCTCAGAGCCATAGGATCGTTCCCCGGTCGGGGGCTGATCCGAGCCTGGCTTCGAGCGGGAGTCATGGAGAACGGCCGGTTCTCTCCCACCGAGGAGGGGACGCCGCAGGGTGGCGTTATCAGTCCTTTGCTCCTCAATATCGCGTTGAGCGGGATGAGCACGGCCGTCGGCGGCCCCAGCAATTCCGAGTCCAGCTGGGCGCGGCGGGGCAGGCCGACGCTGGTCAACTACGCCGACGACTTCGTGGTGCTTTGTCACAGCGAAGCGGAAGCGTATGGGATCAAGGAGTCGCTGGCGCGATGGTTTGCTCCCAGAGGGTTGAATTTCAATGAGGAGAAGACGCGAGTCGTCCACCTTCGTGATGGATTTGATTTTCTGGGGTTCAACATCCGTCGCTACAACGACAAAATGATCATCAAGCCCAGCAAAGAGGCCGTCAAGAGGGTCCGGAAGAGGCTCCATGACGAGGTGCATTCCCTGCGGGGAGTGAACGCCAAGGCCATGGCGAAGAGGCTCAATCCTATCATCAAGGGATGGGCTACTTACTACCGGACGGTGGTGTCCAAGAAGACGTTCAAGTCCTTGGACAGTCATATGTACAGACTCGCTTTGAAGTGGGGAAAGCATACGCACCCGAAGAAGTCGATAGCCTGGGTTGTCTCCAGGTATTTCGGCCGGTTCAATTCACTCAGGCAGGACAGGTGGGTGTTTGGTGATCGGGAAACCGGAGCCTATGTTCACAAGTTCGCTTGGGTCAGGATCGAAAGGCACATTCAGGTCAAGGGGGACAGTTCCCCTGACGATCCGAGCCTGGAGAGATACTGGGCGAGTCGCGTACGCAAGAAGATGCCGACGACCGCGGACAGAATGTCCGTTGCGTTGGCGGACCGCCAGAAGGGGATCTGTCCGCTGTGTAAACAGCCGCTGGTCGCCGGTGCCGAGTATGAACCAGACAATGTGCGCGACTGGGCGCGATGGTTCACGGCATCCATGAAACCGCTGCAACGGCAGCGGCTCGTGCTTCGGCGGGATGGCGGCTCGGATGAGAAACCGAATCTTCGCCTTGTACACGCTGAATGCCTGCGTCAGCTTCATGCTGCGCAAGGCAGGAAGGTTGGTAAAGCATGA
- a CDS encoding alpha/beta hydrolase — translation MSTVTALLLTLSPVLAQAEAEGQGVGMVAYDLGRAAFRTPAMPEPLELTAVVHYPVRRSARPAPVVLMLHGSWHSCVDEAAWPCTTSAPMPSHRGYDYLGRALADRGVIAISIAANAIEGQWNRPGGNGPAQPMQPYQARADLINKHLAMWQRLAATGDGELAGRFTDPDTGAAREVDFRGRADLTRVGTLGHSRGGKGVMWQAADRERAKIPAGVRIRAVLPVAPVYFPLVEGDVSDGLVTTAPVRVLISSCDGAVGEAGRGYVRDALAAGTRYPAAASTYTGGNHNFFNTRWSPGSGQQHAYDDAPGREENPPLPEGQCREPQSGKVVAQLDEPRQRGRALDEVIKFFTRALT, via the coding sequence GTGTCCACCGTCACCGCACTCCTGCTGACGCTGAGCCCGGTGCTCGCCCAGGCCGAGGCGGAAGGACAGGGCGTGGGCATGGTGGCCTACGACCTGGGCCGGGCGGCCTTCCGCACCCCGGCCATGCCCGAGCCCCTGGAGCTGACCGCGGTGGTGCACTACCCGGTGCGGCGCAGTGCCCGGCCCGCGCCGGTGGTGCTGATGCTGCACGGCTCCTGGCACTCCTGTGTCGACGAGGCGGCCTGGCCGTGCACCACCTCCGCGCCGATGCCCAGCCACCGCGGCTACGACTACCTCGGCCGGGCACTGGCCGACCGCGGCGTCATCGCCATCTCCATCGCGGCCAACGCGATCGAGGGCCAGTGGAACCGCCCCGGCGGCAACGGCCCCGCCCAGCCGATGCAGCCCTACCAGGCCCGCGCGGACCTGATCAACAAGCACCTGGCGATGTGGCAGCGGCTGGCCGCCACCGGGGACGGCGAACTGGCCGGGCGGTTCACCGATCCGGACACCGGCGCCGCCCGCGAGGTCGACTTCCGCGGGCGGGCCGACCTCACCAGGGTCGGCACCCTCGGCCACTCCCGGGGTGGCAAGGGCGTGATGTGGCAGGCCGCCGACCGGGAACGGGCCAAGATCCCGGCCGGCGTGCGCATCCGCGCGGTGCTGCCGGTCGCACCGGTGTACTTCCCCCTGGTGGAGGGCGATGTCAGCGACGGGCTGGTGACCACCGCGCCGGTCCGGGTGTTGATCAGCAGCTGCGACGGCGCGGTGGGCGAGGCCGGTCGCGGGTACGTCCGCGACGCACTCGCCGCCGGCACCCGGTATCCGGCCGCGGCCAGCACCTACACCGGCGGCAACCACAACTTCTTCAACACCCGGTGGTCGCCGGGCAGTGGCCAGCAGCACGCCTATGACGACGCCCCGGGCCGGGAGGAGAACCCGCCGCTGCCCGAGGGCCAGTGCCGCGAACCCCAGTCCGGGAAGGTGGTCGCCCAGCTCGACGAGCCGAGGCAGCGCGGCCGGGCCCTGGACGAGGTGATCAAGTTCTTCACCCGCGCCCTGACCTGA
- a CDS encoding NAD(P)-dependent oxidoreductase: protein MSKIIVFGAGGRVGRLVVAEALARGHQVTSVVRDPARHPDLPGQVVTGDVTDAASVAALVPGHDVAVSTVYDVSADPSAIYTAAAKALAAVPGVRVLVLGIAVLLESAPGVRLMDAPEFPAEYKPFCLGHLAGTQALAQTEGLDWLVLSPIGEFDFEAGRSGHRIDGGLVAPGWPRTEGALSGLDFVAAVVEEIETPRHHGKQVAVYPV from the coding sequence ATGAGCAAGATCATCGTCTTCGGTGCCGGTGGCCGGGTCGGCCGGCTGGTGGTGGCCGAGGCACTGGCCCGCGGCCACCAGGTGACCTCGGTGGTCCGCGACCCGGCCCGCCACCCCGACCTGCCCGGCCAGGTGGTCACCGGGGATGTCACCGACGCCGCCTCGGTGGCCGCGCTGGTCCCCGGCCACGACGTCGCGGTCAGCACGGTCTACGACGTCAGCGCCGACCCGTCCGCGATCTACACCGCCGCCGCCAAGGCCCTGGCCGCCGTGCCGGGGGTGCGGGTGCTGGTGCTGGGGATCGCGGTGCTGCTGGAGTCCGCGCCGGGGGTGCGGTTGATGGACGCGCCGGAGTTCCCGGCGGAGTACAAGCCGTTCTGCCTGGGCCACCTGGCCGGAACTCAGGCGCTGGCCCAGACCGAGGGCCTGGACTGGCTGGTGCTGAGCCCGATCGGGGAGTTCGACTTCGAGGCCGGGCGGTCCGGGCACCGCATCGACGGTGGCCTGGTCGCGCCGGGCTGGCCGCGCACCGAGGGGGCGTTGTCCGGGCTGGACTTCGTCGCCGCGGTGGTCGAGGAGATCGAGACCCCCCGCCACCACGGCAAGCAGGTCGCGGTGTACCCGGTCTGA
- a CDS encoding winged helix-turn-helix transcriptional regulator, which yields MTKPLRPDLFDPACPSSALPFRIGDKWTALVIRCLEDGPRRFTELRVPMARVTPKVLTETLRAMERDGMLTRTHYPEIPPRVEYELTGLGRSLLGLLESCCTWADEHLPEVLAARAEHETRTG from the coding sequence GTGACCAAGCCACTGCGGCCGGACCTGTTCGACCCGGCCTGCCCCTCCAGCGCACTGCCATTCCGGATCGGGGACAAGTGGACGGCGCTGGTCATCCGCTGCCTGGAGGACGGGCCACGCCGGTTCACCGAACTGCGGGTGCCGATGGCCAGGGTGACGCCGAAGGTGCTCACCGAGACGCTGCGCGCGATGGAACGCGACGGCATGCTGACCCGCACGCACTACCCGGAGATCCCGCCGAGGGTGGAGTACGAGCTGACCGGGCTGGGCCGCTCGCTGCTGGGGCTGCTGGAATCCTGCTGCACCTGGGCGGATGAGCACCTGCCCGAAGTCCTCGCCGCCCGCGCCGAGCACGAAACGCGGACCGGCTGA